A single Gemmatimonadota bacterium DNA region contains:
- a CDS encoding UvrB/UvrC motif-containing protein: MNPDISKLLDEWVYTGPDKLIVRKIKGEDGRTRIQMRVDLGILQMEWSNRPDGQRPHGKNSLLDHFMDKLEQQKADKGPDAQLNLSHEDCVSLQTESLQYYYRRICMFELESYHEACRDAEHNLQIMEIVRTHAENDDDRLSLEQYRPFVIMHRTRARSLIATDTGDIDKALCHIEEGIEEIETFFRSYDRDDLVKESQELKVLRDMAEEIRKQQPRSEEDQLRAELTEAVENEEFERAAEIRDELKKFDLP; encoded by the coding sequence ATGAATCCAGACATCAGCAAATTACTCGATGAATGGGTCTATACGGGGCCCGACAAGCTCATCGTGCGCAAGATCAAGGGAGAAGACGGCCGGACGAGGATCCAGATGCGCGTTGACCTGGGCATCCTGCAGATGGAGTGGTCGAACCGGCCGGACGGCCAAAGGCCCCACGGGAAGAACTCCCTGCTGGACCACTTTATGGATAAACTGGAGCAGCAGAAGGCGGACAAGGGACCGGACGCGCAACTCAATCTCTCCCACGAGGACTGCGTGAGCCTGCAGACGGAATCGCTTCAGTATTACTACCGGCGCATCTGCATGTTCGAACTGGAATCCTACCACGAAGCCTGCCGGGACGCCGAGCACAACCTGCAAATCATGGAAATCGTGCGGACCCATGCCGAAAACGACGACGACCGCCTGTCCCTCGAGCAGTACAGGCCCTTCGTCATCATGCACCGCACCCGGGCGCGAAGCCTCATTGCAACGGATACGGGCGATATCGACAAGGCCCTTTGCCATATCGAAGAAGGCATTGAGGAAATAGAGACTTTCTTTCGTTCCTACGACCGGGACGACCTGGTCAAGGAAAGCCAGGAACTGAAGGTGCTGAGGGACATGGCCGAGGAGATCCGAAAACAACAGCCCCGATCCGAGGAAGACCAGTTGAGGGCGGAATTGACGGAGGCCGTCGAGAACGAAGAGT